In Rhododendron vialii isolate Sample 1 chromosome 9a, ASM3025357v1, the following are encoded in one genomic region:
- the LOC131299572 gene encoding S-protein homolog 29-like, producing the protein MGCFLLQLLIITFFFVSGILSIEHQPIRVTKNQVHVINDIPDSPEPLRVRCTSLDIVADLHTLKKGQELNWTFGPDASGSAVYPCHFYWQSKNKLFNVYDGRVRQYCRLPVPNVYACYWSARPDGFYVSNDESSWKKIYGWG; encoded by the coding sequence ATGGGTTGTTTTCTTCTTCAGTTACTCATCAtaacatttttctttgtttcggGTATCTTGTCCATCGAACACCAACCTATTCGTGTTACAAAGAATCAGGTGCACGTAATCAACGATATCCCCGATAGTCCTGAACCATTGCGGGTTCGTTGCACTTCTCTTGATATTGTTGCTGACCTGCATACCCTAAAAAAAGGTCAGGAACTCAATTGGACATTCGGGCCAGACGCCTCTGGAAGTGCTGTCTACCCCTGTCACTTCTACTGGCAATCgaaaaacaaactttttaatGTGTACGATGGACGCGTGCGCCAATATTGCAGACTTCCAGTCCCTAACGTGTATGCTTGCTATTGGTCGGCAAGACCTGACGGTTTTTATGTCAGTAATGATGAGTCAAGTTGGAAGAAAATATATGGCTGGGGTTGA